The following proteins are co-located in the Bacteroidales bacterium genome:
- a CDS encoding S8 family serine peptidase: MKTIRLLILSLAFGAIVVNLSAQSEPGSIIPGKMMVQLSDMNQLSALSQEFAPFNFKVERILSHRLNIALVSYDEAGILAEDLLSQLRQNSLVRLAQHEHVLQLRELSSDSIPDDPFFGLQWSLQNTGQSGGLAGADIDALNAWGITTGGLTAHGDTIVVAVIDSGCDVFHPDLNLFKNWNEIPGNGIDDDNNGYIDDFHGWNAYNGTGNVPASNHGTHVSGTIGAFGNNGTGVTGVNWNVKVLPIAGSSGNESTVVAAYAYVYDMRALYDETDGEYGAFIVATNSSFGVNFGQPENYPIWGAMYDSLGTLGILSAAATANLNINIDSVGDVPTAFPSPHLISVTNTTHMDVKATSAGYGLETIDLGAPGTSIYSTRNNNTYGYSTGTSMATPHVAGAVALILASADSVFIDFYKENPAAAALQLKQHLLDGTDSLETLLGLTVSGGRLNVFNPMLMLYNPLPQLYADLDSIDVSLYPDEETTAGFIISSTGIDSLSFNIIIKDNPQWLSVEPDTGIMAGGDSITITVDVNTFGLEPEDYQAMIMIEGQGGQGDSVKVKLHVLRLVGIDEHITHKLKVNVMPNPFRGSTTFHIENPDQSSFEIVIIDSQGKNVTMARPYTGIGSNFSWQWHGTDTNGNACSDGMYFYKIITGSHSYSGKLLLQRLAP; the protein is encoded by the coding sequence GTGAAAACCATACGATTACTTATACTATCACTAGCCTTTGGTGCAATTGTAGTAAATCTCAGCGCCCAGTCTGAACCCGGAAGTATTATACCTGGAAAAATGATGGTTCAACTATCTGATATGAACCAGTTGAGTGCATTATCGCAGGAATTCGCTCCCTTCAACTTTAAGGTTGAACGTATTCTTTCGCACAGGCTTAATATTGCTTTGGTTTCGTATGACGAAGCCGGCATTCTCGCTGAGGATTTATTGTCGCAGCTGCGGCAAAATTCTTTAGTTCGGCTTGCACAGCATGAACACGTACTTCAGTTGCGGGAACTTTCTTCCGACTCAATTCCTGACGATCCATTCTTCGGCCTTCAATGGAGCCTTCAGAACACAGGCCAGAGTGGTGGATTAGCCGGCGCCGATATTGATGCCCTGAATGCATGGGGAATTACAACTGGAGGATTAACTGCGCATGGCGATACGATTGTGGTTGCTGTGATTGATAGCGGTTGTGATGTTTTTCATCCTGACCTTAACCTGTTTAAAAACTGGAATGAGATTCCCGGAAACGGAATTGATGATGATAATAACGGTTATATTGATGACTTCCACGGCTGGAATGCCTATAACGGTACAGGAAATGTCCCAGCCAGTAATCATGGCACCCACGTTTCGGGTACGATTGGCGCTTTTGGAAATAATGGTACCGGGGTAACAGGTGTGAACTGGAATGTAAAGGTTTTGCCTATTGCCGGTTCATCAGGCAATGAGTCAACAGTGGTGGCAGCTTATGCCTATGTGTATGATATGCGCGCACTCTATGATGAAACTGATGGAGAGTATGGGGCATTTATAGTCGCAACAAACAGCTCATTCGGTGTTAACTTTGGTCAACCTGAGAATTATCCTATCTGGGGCGCTATGTATGATAGCCTTGGAACCCTGGGAATTTTGAGCGCTGCGGCAACAGCCAATCTCAATATCAATATTGATTCAGTAGGTGATGTTCCAACGGCATTCCCCAGTCCGCACCTTATAAGTGTGACCAACACAACCCACATGGATGTTAAAGCTACATCTGCAGGTTATGGCCTTGAAACAATTGACCTGGGCGCACCCGGAACCTCCATTTACTCTACACGTAATAACAATACTTATGGTTACAGCACCGGTACAAGTATGGCAACACCACATGTTGCCGGCGCTGTTGCACTTATACTGGCTTCAGCCGACTCAGTATTTATTGATTTTTACAAAGAAAATCCTGCTGCCGCTGCCCTCCAGTTAAAACAACATCTGCTTGATGGAACTGACTCGCTTGAAACGCTTCTAGGGCTTACAGTTTCAGGAGGAAGACTGAATGTTTTCAATCCAATGCTTATGCTATACAATCCGCTGCCCCAACTTTATGCTGACCTCGATTCAATTGATGTTTCGCTCTACCCTGATGAGGAAACCACAGCTGGATTTATAATTTCGAGCACAGGGATTGATTCACTCAGCTTTAATATCATTATCAAAGACAATCCCCAGTGGTTAAGTGTTGAACCAGATACCGGCATAATGGCCGGCGGTGATAGTATCACGATCACTGTTGACGTAAATACATTCGGACTTGAGCCAGAAGACTACCAGGCAATGATTATGATAGAAGGACAAGGCGGACAGGGAGATTCAGTAAAGGTAAAACTTCATGTTCTCAGGTTGGTGGGTATTGATGAACACATCACCCATAAACTCAAGGTAAATGTTATGCCCAATCCTTTCAGGGGTTCAACTACATTTCACATTGAGAACCCTGATCAATCATCGTTTGAAATTGTCATCATTGATTCACAGGGAAAGAATGTTACTATGGCACGTCCTTATACCGGTATTGGTTCAAACTTTTCATGGCAGTGGCATGGCACGGATACAAATGGCAACGCCTGTAGCGATGGTATGTATTTCTACAAAATTATAACTGGAAGTCATAGCTATTCCGGTAAACTACTTTTACAGCGCCTGGCTCCCTAG
- a CDS encoding glycosyltransferase family 2 protein, with the protein MTHCRKLSILIPAYNEEPTIHLILDKVIDVQLINNIEKEIVIVNDCSKDKTKEKIEAYIATHPSTNFLFYSQPVNRGKGAAIHKAIELATGDHVIVQDADLEYDPNEYNLLLKPVIDGVADVVYGSRFAGGNPHRILFFWHTIGNKFLTFLSNMFTNLNLTDMETCYKLFRSDIIKKIYFRENRFGFEPEVTSKISRIKNIRIYEVGISYYGRTYDEGKKIGARDGFRAIYCILKYNIFSRRMFK; encoded by the coding sequence ATGACACACTGCCGGAAACTTTCTATCCTGATCCCAGCTTATAATGAAGAACCCACTATTCATCTCATTCTTGATAAGGTAATTGATGTGCAACTGATCAATAATATTGAAAAGGAAATTGTAATTGTGAATGACTGCTCAAAGGATAAAACAAAGGAAAAAATTGAAGCCTATATTGCAACCCACCCCTCAACAAATTTTCTTTTTTACTCGCAACCGGTTAACCGGGGAAAAGGCGCTGCCATTCACAAAGCAATAGAACTTGCAACCGGCGATCATGTAATTGTGCAGGATGCAGATCTCGAATACGATCCCAATGAATACAACCTCTTACTGAAACCGGTTATTGATGGAGTTGCCGATGTTGTTTACGGTTCGCGGTTCGCAGGTGGAAACCCACACCGGATTCTGTTTTTCTGGCATACCATCGGCAACAAGTTTCTCACTTTCCTGTCAAATATGTTCACCAATCTGAACCTCACCGACATGGAAACCTGCTATAAATTGTTCAGGTCGGATATAATCAAAAAAATCTACTTCAGGGAGAACCGCTTTGGGTTCGAACCGGAAGTGACATCGAAGATTTCAAGAATAAAGAACATCCGGATTTATGAAGTAGGCATTTCCTACTATGGCCGAACTTACGATGAAGGGAAAAAGATTGGCGCCAGGGATGGTTTCCGGGCAATTTACTGCATACTGAAATACAATATCTTTAGTCGCAGGATGTTTAAGTAG
- a CDS encoding glycosyltransferase family 2 protein, protein MPETPVISVVIPAYNEAEGIATLLEKIVVLGYHQSYEVIVIDDGSSDSTAEIVKKFPVRLLRHHTNIGYGAALKTGIRKAKGKKIIMLDSDGQHDPEYIPKIAALLDEHELVIGERTSDSFQVKNRQGGKKLIRKVGEYLFDQKLPDFNSGLRGFDRELIKSMLHMMPNGFSFSTTSTMAFIKEGYSIGTLPIMVAERQGRPSNVKFVRDGSKTMLLLFRIIMLFNPLKIFFPFSIIVTTLGILWGIYAYIFVGRFANSATLLTMLGMFLFFIGLIADQIAIMNRRVS, encoded by the coding sequence ATGCCTGAAACTCCCGTCATTTCAGTTGTAATACCTGCCTATAACGAAGCCGAAGGCATTGCAACCCTGCTTGAAAAAATTGTCGTACTGGGCTACCATCAATCTTATGAAGTTATTGTTATTGACGACGGCAGCAGCGATTCAACCGCCGAAATCGTTAAGAAATTTCCGGTTCGCCTGTTGAGGCATCATACCAACATAGGGTATGGAGCTGCACTTAAGACGGGCATCCGCAAAGCAAAAGGTAAGAAGATTATCATGCTCGACAGTGATGGCCAACATGATCCTGAGTATATCCCCAAAATCGCTGCATTACTTGATGAGCATGAGTTGGTGATTGGCGAGCGCACTTCGGATTCCTTCCAGGTGAAGAACCGGCAGGGCGGAAAAAAACTGATCCGCAAAGTAGGGGAGTATCTTTTTGACCAGAAACTTCCTGATTTTAATTCCGGTTTGCGTGGTTTCGACCGCGAACTCATCAAAAGCATGCTGCACATGATGCCCAACGGTTTTTCGTTCAGCACCACCAGCACCATGGCTTTCATCAAGGAAGGCTATTCAATAGGCACCTTGCCAATTATGGTGGCCGAACGCCAGGGAAGACCAAGCAATGTAAAGTTTGTCCGCGATGGCAGTAAAACCATGCTTCTGCTTTTCCGGATTATCATGCTTTTCAATCCCCTGAAAATCTTTTTCCCATTCAGTATTATTGTAACCACACTTGGTATTCTTTGGGGAATTTATGCATATATTTTTGTAGGACGTTTTGCCAACAGCGCCACCCTGCTTACCATGCTGGGTATGTTCTTATTCTTTATTGGACTGATCGCCGACCAGATTGCCATTATGAACCGCAGGGTATCGTGA
- a CDS encoding methyltransferase domain-containing protein, producing the protein MNMISKEFKHKWNDRDVEAHWDIVAHKYVAENEKVKQAHDQRFKESIIHLKLQAGQRVLNISSRDAEADDYIRRAEPESEVINLEISAGLMKEALRLRPQIQQQKISTYSSLPFTDGYFDSILTLETLEHVAEPMKFLEELFRVARPGSRMVLSCPPSSAELPYQIYTFLFGGHGEGPHRFPHPDEVKQMLKITKWKLLDHYGSVLIPVGPTSMQDFGERIIKKYKGTWIANLGIRQFYICERD; encoded by the coding sequence GTGAATATGATCTCAAAGGAATTCAAGCATAAGTGGAACGACAGGGATGTGGAAGCACATTGGGACATTGTGGCGCATAAATATGTTGCCGAAAACGAAAAAGTGAAGCAGGCACATGATCAGCGGTTTAAAGAAAGCATCATTCATCTCAAACTTCAGGCCGGACAGCGCGTTCTTAATATTTCAAGCCGCGATGCAGAAGCCGATGATTACATCCGGCGTGCTGAACCGGAATCGGAAGTCATCAACCTTGAAATCTCCGCTGGTTTAATGAAAGAGGCGCTGCGTTTGCGCCCTCAGATTCAGCAGCAAAAAATCAGCACTTATTCAAGTTTGCCTTTTACTGACGGATATTTCGATAGTATTCTAACCCTGGAAACCCTCGAGCATGTGGCTGAACCCATGAAGTTTCTTGAAGAATTGTTCAGGGTTGCCAGGCCCGGTTCCAGGATGGTATTGAGTTGTCCGCCATCATCAGCGGAATTACCTTACCAGATTTACACTTTCCTTTTTGGCGGTCACGGCGAAGGGCCTCATCGCTTTCCCCATCCGGATGAAGTGAAGCAAATGTTGAAGATTACAAAATGGAAACTGCTTGACCATTACGGTAGCGTGCTGATACCGGTGGGCCCGACAAGTATGCAGGATTTTGGCGAAAGGATCATAAAAAAATACAAGGGAACATGGATTGCCAACCTGGGAATCCGTCAATTTTATATTTGTGAGCGGGATTAA
- a CDS encoding Coenzyme F420 hydrogenase/dehydrogenase, beta subunit C-terminal domain codes for MSGIKELQKVINGGLCNRCGSCVGLSGGKIVFGNKEERYLPQINGSPDAETMQTILKACSGKAFDFPENRGHFFGKETPSHIYTGAYREISIGFCTDPAIRLNAASGGIITSMLVYLLRTGEIDGAVVLGMSKIKPWLTQAFIATTEAEILASAQSKYIISSVNEILPEIREFKGKLAYVGLPGQVQSIRALQRMDHPWVRNIKYVFGPFYGNTLHFSSVRSFMRSYGEHDYTQIQKLYFRHGEWPGNMRVELASGRVLQLKKFHANYLIPFHIVKNSLICTDLTNEFTDVSGGDAWAPVYEERGKGFSMIIARSAKGEALLQKMKKEGFLELTPITLVESIAMHSHGYDLKKRGAFIRVKFMKMMGMTVPDYGYEIKGFSLSRYLMEVIIDLMFLVLATAPARWLVEQFSPVFIGKLFERSRTIWKKSTKNIKRQDL; via the coding sequence GTGAGCGGGATTAAGGAATTACAGAAAGTGATCAATGGCGGGCTATGCAACCGCTGCGGCAGCTGTGTAGGTTTGTCGGGCGGAAAAATAGTGTTCGGAAATAAAGAAGAACGCTACCTGCCCCAGATCAATGGATCGCCGGATGCCGAAACCATGCAAACCATTTTAAAGGCGTGCAGCGGAAAAGCCTTTGATTTTCCCGAGAACCGCGGGCATTTCTTCGGGAAAGAAACACCATCGCACATTTATACCGGCGCCTACCGTGAAATCAGTATCGGTTTCTGTACCGATCCGGCAATCCGTCTGAACGCTGCAAGTGGAGGCATTATCACTTCCATGCTGGTTTATTTGCTCAGAACCGGTGAAATTGACGGGGCAGTAGTGCTGGGCATGTCGAAAATAAAACCCTGGCTTACCCAGGCTTTTATTGCAACCACCGAAGCGGAAATCCTTGCATCGGCCCAAAGCAAATACATCATAAGTTCCGTAAACGAAATCCTGCCTGAAATTCGAGAATTCAAAGGCAAGCTTGCTTATGTGGGGCTTCCCGGGCAGGTGCAGTCCATACGCGCATTGCAAAGGATGGATCATCCCTGGGTTCGGAATATAAAATACGTGTTTGGACCTTTTTATGGAAATACCTTGCACTTTTCATCGGTGCGCAGTTTTATGCGATCCTATGGCGAACATGATTATACACAAATCCAAAAGCTTTACTTCCGTCATGGTGAATGGCCCGGCAATATGCGGGTAGAATTGGCAAGTGGCAGGGTGTTGCAGCTTAAAAAATTCCATGCTAACTATCTGATCCCGTTTCACATTGTAAAAAATAGCCTGATCTGTACGGATCTCACTAACGAATTTACCGATGTTTCAGGCGGGGATGCCTGGGCCCCGGTGTATGAGGAACGTGGGAAAGGATTTTCAATGATCATTGCCCGCTCGGCAAAGGGAGAAGCATTGCTTCAGAAAATGAAAAAAGAAGGGTTTCTGGAACTTACGCCTATTACATTGGTAGAATCCATTGCCATGCACTCACATGGATATGATCTGAAAAAACGCGGGGCTTTCATCCGTGTAAAATTCATGAAAATGATGGGCATGACGGTTCCGGATTATGGATATGAAATAAAAGGTTTCAGCCTTTCCCGTTATTTGATGGAAGTAATTATTGATCTGATGTTTCTTGTGCTTGCTACTGCTCCGGCACGATGGCTGGTTGAGCAGTTTTCGCCGGTTTTTATCGGAAAATTGTTTGAACGCAGCCGTACTATCTGGAAAAAATCAACTAAAAACATAAAACGACAGGATTTGTGA
- a CDS encoding flippase-like domain-containing protein, with translation MTTGSKQQKTGKRIFNALRLLGVVLFVVILFRVDLRAIGQALLSTNIRLLLLGVFFQFIVLLTKGIRWHLMNDGKTAWKFWALSLGRFYESYAIGVVTPGRMGDLLKAGHESGRNNILGAGFRVLAERGIDIGIFVGLAGLSVLSGYYIEMQPVIGWFVIAGGAMVLLISFLILASRFFTKQLNKFFHRFPGKWRELNLEGRRYSAYTTTWILVLSLVSNLSYFVSCYFLGLSAGIEAGFIWISGAVAVSGLLNMLPVTIMGLGTRELIFLYVFQSFSQGMVLAFSFLVVLVAQIGGGLISLIAGQFLLYKTRKYNYD, from the coding sequence ATGACCACCGGATCAAAGCAACAAAAAACCGGGAAACGAATTTTTAACGCCCTAAGATTGTTGGGCGTTGTGTTGTTTGTAGTCATACTTTTCAGGGTTGATCTCAGGGCAATTGGCCAGGCCTTGCTTTCAACAAATATCCGTTTGCTGCTTTTAGGTGTTTTTTTTCAATTCATTGTATTACTGACCAAAGGAATACGTTGGCACCTGATGAACGATGGAAAAACAGCATGGAAATTTTGGGCGCTGAGTTTGGGCCGCTTTTACGAAAGTTATGCTATTGGTGTAGTCACACCAGGCCGCATGGGCGATTTGCTCAAAGCCGGCCATGAAAGCGGACGAAACAACATACTTGGCGCAGGCTTCCGGGTGCTGGCCGAAAGGGGAATTGATATCGGGATCTTTGTAGGTCTGGCGGGCTTATCAGTATTGTCGGGTTATTATATTGAGATGCAGCCGGTTATTGGTTGGTTTGTAATTGCCGGGGGAGCGATGGTGCTATTGATTTCTTTTCTTATACTGGCTTCTCGGTTCTTCACAAAGCAGTTAAATAAATTTTTTCATCGCTTTCCTGGAAAATGGAGAGAACTAAATCTGGAAGGAAGGCGCTATTCTGCTTACACCACAACCTGGATACTAGTACTAAGCCTGGTTTCTAACCTTAGCTATTTTGTATCGTGTTATTTCCTGGGCCTTTCAGCAGGGATTGAAGCCGGGTTTATTTGGATTTCAGGGGCAGTTGCCGTTTCCGGATTGCTGAATATGCTTCCTGTTACCATTATGGGCCTTGGAACCCGCGAGCTTATATTCTTATATGTTTTCCAGTCTTTCAGCCAGGGTATGGTGCTGGCATTTTCTTTCCTGGTAGTTCTTGTTGCCCAGATTGGCGGTGGTTTAATATCCTTAATCGCAGGGCAGTTCTTACTCTATAAAACCCGAAAATACAACTATGACTAA
- a CDS encoding NAD-dependent epimerase/dehydratase family protein: MTNYVILTGANGYLGSYVARELLQRGHGVIACKYPHYASVIISHELMEYVDIDITEPAEQQLALKEAISGKIVIALVNAAALLGSSDYEANFKVNAQGVVNMIDFCRLHGIRRFIQISSVVVLKKIKGPYGITKLKGQELLMESELDYSVFIPAMILGPESLGLNRVLKNVFRFPLLVPLIGTGKETQHPIYVKDFARVIVDSIGSEKAKRKVYEIAGDTVISFRSFIRLILKHYQKKRIFAFIPAFVAFMLGKFFQKVQKVPMFTAEHVKGILQDSNLDTSAIKADLGFEPAPLETALNESLDEIGTNWNYFLAARPEKTYIFDPGTNKFQLK; the protein is encoded by the coding sequence ATGACTAATTATGTGATCCTAACCGGGGCCAATGGTTACCTGGGGTCTTACGTAGCCCGCGAACTTTTACAAAGAGGTCATGGCGTTATTGCCTGCAAGTACCCGCACTATGCCTCTGTGATTATCAGTCATGAACTCATGGAGTATGTGGATATTGATATTACTGAGCCGGCGGAGCAACAACTCGCTTTAAAAGAAGCCATATCCGGAAAGATTGTCATCGCACTGGTAAATGCGGCAGCATTGCTCGGCAGCTCCGACTACGAGGCCAATTTCAAAGTAAATGCGCAGGGTGTGGTAAATATGATAGACTTTTGCCGTTTACATGGAATCAGGAGATTTATCCAGATCAGCAGCGTAGTGGTTCTGAAAAAGATAAAAGGACCCTACGGAATCACCAAGCTAAAGGGTCAGGAATTGTTAATGGAATCGGAACTGGATTACTCCGTTTTTATTCCGGCCATGATTTTGGGACCCGAAAGCCTGGGACTGAACCGGGTTCTGAAAAACGTTTTTCGTTTTCCATTGCTTGTTCCCCTGATCGGAACCGGAAAGGAAACCCAGCACCCGATTTATGTGAAAGACTTTGCCAGGGTCATTGTGGATTCCATCGGATCGGAAAAGGCGAAACGCAAGGTGTATGAAATAGCCGGCGATACAGTGATCTCCTTCCGTAGTTTTATTCGTCTGATCCTGAAACATTACCAAAAGAAAAGGATTTTTGCTTTTATCCCGGCATTTGTGGCTTTCATGCTTGGCAAGTTTTTTCAGAAGGTTCAGAAAGTGCCAATGTTTACCGCCGAGCATGTGAAGGGAATACTCCAGGATTCAAACCTTGATACGTCCGCCATTAAAGCCGATCTCGGTTTCGAACCTGCACCACTGGAAACAGCTTTGAATGAAAGCCTGGATGAGATTGGTACAAACTGGAATTATTTCCTCGCTGCCAGACCAGAAAAAACCTATATTTTTGATCCCGGAACAAACAAATTTCAGCTTAAGTAA
- a CDS encoding glycosyltransferase family 2 protein: protein MHLSIIIPMYNEQETVGILLDELLKLEFPQFVEHYEIVVVDDCSSDKSFGIVQEYLKKNQQISLHRHEINMGKGAAVRTGISKANGDTYLVRDADLELAVDDIPTLLNAMQELGVEFVNGSRYMAGVNRPLSSYRRYLANRFFTFLTSAIIDVKLTDMACGYKLFKKDLYNRIEMKENRFGFEAELLIKALRLKRNNIAEVPVRYFPRNEGEGKKLRNIDGIKILLTVFKYGVFQSIGNSARRFNASKWAIILIALVALIINTNIRYWERDNRVIAWDVISYYAYLPATFIHGDLTLDFIDTEYGQHGNRFWPVYTPEGKKVIKTSMGLSILYLPAFMLGHATAFITNHPADGFSQPYKFFLIWGGFVYLILGMVLLRNILSRYFSNWVVAFTLLALFFGTNLLYYSTFEATMPHVYNFFLFSLFLYLTLRWHEKQTIKDSLLLGLVTGLIILVRPTNILIILVLILIGVTSFLELGNRVVFFLKRWKHVLIMLAAALLVWVPQMIYWKHQTGQLFYFSYPGEQFFFNNPQILNGLFSYRKGWLLYAPVMIFSIIGFVALYRRQRQFFLPLFIIIVVTVYIIYSWWSWWYGGSFGGRAMIDYYPLLAFPFAAFVEWCSEQKLILRNFLITMMILFVLQGAFHTVQYYYGALHYDSMTKAAYWNSFWKVKPGFYYWDLLEQPDSKKAMEGIAAIIPQSKNTIPESLKCDYEILTSDGKFFFSTDQRFFLGKPHLRSDEMAKSGSYSLKLTADEQYGSDFQLRARKGETYLLSAWKYPADSEGRMVFAAQKETSFYNVVRKVVEIDENGWAKIETEVTIPEGVQGLLKVYLWNNGSEPLYFDDFKITRIGKH from the coding sequence ATGCACCTTAGTATTATCATCCCCATGTACAACGAGCAGGAAACCGTAGGTATCCTGCTCGACGAACTGCTTAAACTTGAATTCCCCCAATTTGTTGAACACTATGAAATTGTAGTAGTTGACGACTGCTCCAGTGATAAATCATTTGGGATTGTTCAGGAATATTTAAAGAAAAACCAACAGATCAGCCTGCACCGGCATGAAATAAATATGGGAAAAGGCGCAGCGGTCAGAACCGGCATCAGCAAAGCCAACGGCGATACTTACTTGGTGCGCGATGCCGATCTTGAACTTGCTGTTGATGATATTCCCACATTACTAAATGCCATGCAAGAGCTGGGCGTTGAATTTGTGAACGGCTCACGCTATATGGCCGGTGTGAACCGCCCCTTGTCATCTTATCGCCGATACCTTGCAAACAGGTTTTTCACCTTCCTTACATCAGCAATTATTGATGTGAAACTCACCGACATGGCTTGCGGGTATAAGCTTTTCAAGAAAGATCTCTACAACCGCATCGAGATGAAAGAAAACCGCTTTGGGTTCGAAGCTGAACTGCTTATCAAAGCGCTGCGGCTAAAGCGAAACAATATTGCCGAGGTTCCTGTACGGTATTTCCCACGAAATGAAGGAGAAGGTAAAAAGCTTCGGAATATTGACGGGATAAAGATCTTGCTCACAGTTTTCAAGTATGGAGTCTTTCAATCAATTGGCAACTCTGCACGTCGGTTCAATGCTTCAAAATGGGCCATCATCCTCATCGCATTGGTTGCTTTGATAATTAACACAAATATCAGGTATTGGGAGAGGGATAACCGTGTGATTGCATGGGATGTTATCAGCTATTACGCCTATTTACCGGCGACTTTTATTCATGGTGATCTGACACTTGATTTTATTGATACGGAATACGGACAACATGGAAACCGGTTTTGGCCTGTTTATACACCTGAAGGCAAAAAGGTGATTAAAACCTCTATGGGCTTATCAATTCTTTATTTGCCTGCTTTTATGCTTGGACATGCCACAGCTTTTATAACCAACCACCCGGCCGACGGATTTTCACAGCCCTACAAATTTTTCCTAATCTGGGGCGGGTTTGTTTATCTGATTCTGGGTATGGTACTGCTTCGGAACATCCTCAGCAGATATTTTTCTAACTGGGTTGTTGCATTCACTTTGCTTGCCCTGTTTTTTGGAACCAATTTGCTATACTACAGCACTTTTGAGGCAACCATGCCACATGTGTATAATTTCTTTCTTTTTTCACTTTTTCTTTATCTAACTCTCCGTTGGCACGAAAAGCAAACCATAAAAGATAGCCTGCTCTTAGGATTGGTAACCGGGCTTATCATCCTGGTTCGCCCGACCAACATCCTTATTATTTTAGTGTTGATCCTGATAGGGGTAACTAGCTTTCTCGAATTGGGAAACAGGGTTGTGTTTTTTCTTAAAAGATGGAAACATGTATTGATTATGCTGGCTGCAGCGCTACTTGTTTGGGTTCCACAAATGATTTATTGGAAACATCAAACAGGCCAGTTGTTTTACTTTTCATACCCGGGCGAACAGTTCTTTTTCAACAACCCACAAATATTGAATGGCTTGTTCAGCTACCGGAAAGGATGGCTGCTGTACGCACCGGTAATGATCTTTTCAATTATTGGATTTGTAGCGCTTTATCGCCGTCAAAGACAGTTTTTCTTGCCATTGTTCATTATTATTGTGGTAACTGTTTATATTATTTATTCTTGGTGGTCGTGGTGGTATGGCGGCTCATTCGGTGGCCGTGCCATGATTGATTACTATCCTTTGCTTGCATTCCCGTTTGCTGCGTTTGTGGAATGGTGCAGCGAACAGAAGTTAATTCTGAGAAACTTTCTAATTACAATGATGATTTTGTTTGTACTTCAGGGAGCCTTCCACACCGTTCAATATTACTATGGGGCGCTGCATTATGATTCCATGACAAAAGCTGCCTACTGGAATTCATTCTGGAAAGTGAAGCCAGGTTTTTATTATTGGGATTTATTGGAGCAACCTGATTCCAAAAAGGCAATGGAGGGGATTGCTGCCATTATTCCTCAATCAAAAAACACAATTCCTGAATCATTAAAATGCGATTACGAAATACTTACCAGTGATGGAAAGTTCTTTTTCTCAACTGATCAGCGATTCTTTTTAGGTAAGCCCCATTTGCGTTCGGACGAGATGGCAAAATCAGGTAGCTACTCACTGAAACTTACCGCTGATGAACAATATGGTTCCGATTTTCAACTAAGAGCCAGGAAAGGGGAAACATATTTGCTTTCTGCCTGGAAATATCCCGCGGATTCTGAAGGCAGGATGGTTTTTGCTGCTCAGAAAGAAACTTCATTTTATAATGTGGTTCGCAAAGTAGTCGAAATTGATGAGAACGGCTGGGCCAAAATTGAAACAGAAGTCACAATTCCAGAAGGAGTTCAGGGATTGTTGAAGGTTTACCTCTGGAACAACGGATCAGAACCCCTTTACTTCGATGATTTTAAGATCACAAGAATTGGTAAACATTAA